In Pradoshia eiseniae, a single genomic region encodes these proteins:
- a CDS encoding GDYXXLXY domain-containing protein, with the protein MRSIKAVMTTYFIGLLFWLSSIIYFFAANWGGMGHIAKVTLACLLMVLFYGVSYGFAKWKPGLADVGAWIFWGGSIAFGAAVALIGQIYNSHADGYTFFLIWLIPSVLLAIVTRFPVFSVQSFILFNITLYTYFYPVDRWIERTIMEDTIITIAILLVNTAIMFLYASRKPKLVAYLAAVLVQILAIEVTTEWTGQYLFFDEPFSIAGMIVYVLIILLYAGIYYQYLIKAENKVLVVLASLGAAILLISHFFMITSWISGLLVYLFGFVLGIGLIAAGSIWVAKLARKTSGENRWLHQLIKTVSIFLAALLIVSSALSIFYLFNLEGAEWILFSAIVLVPIGTHLEKKQSILRYTLMLSGLGMATGVLWDFSVPVLLIYMAIIGYALWRERERAIYPFMIAAFLYGAGLTIFRLWPDLSFDYGLLILLILALALYLLVPGRLAKGWNLVAVLTIWFVLTFFSEHSVLYYLSNLAYLGFLLYKTYKVTVKTHLHWLEYAVLAYLIAFFGYKYYDLFWKLLHKSLTFALAGAVFFLIALYLDKRQTREELGEGGFILGGVRKWVPIVLLQLLIIGAIIVQKEIILRNGTEIMLKVEPVDPRAFMQGDYVDLAYNISTYEAGLDDYSGRVYVLLEKDEAGISQIKKVYDNMNEAREQVNKGNEVILQGELNGDRITYGIESFFIEEGTGEWVEENADFAKVKVGSNGDAILMELEAK; encoded by the coding sequence TTGCGGCGAATTGGGGAGGGATGGGCCATATTGCCAAGGTGACGCTGGCTTGCCTGTTAATGGTCTTGTTTTATGGGGTTAGCTATGGGTTTGCTAAATGGAAACCAGGTCTTGCGGATGTGGGAGCATGGATTTTCTGGGGCGGGTCGATTGCCTTTGGAGCAGCTGTTGCACTTATTGGTCAAATTTATAATTCGCATGCGGATGGGTACACCTTCTTTCTGATTTGGCTTATTCCTTCTGTTTTGCTAGCTATTGTGACGAGATTTCCGGTGTTTTCCGTGCAATCTTTCATTCTATTTAATATAACTCTATATACGTACTTTTATCCGGTGGATAGATGGATTGAACGGACGATTATGGAGGATACGATCATCACGATTGCCATTCTGCTGGTCAATACAGCTATCATGTTCCTGTATGCTTCAAGGAAGCCGAAGCTGGTCGCGTATTTGGCCGCAGTCTTGGTCCAGATTCTCGCGATTGAGGTAACGACTGAATGGACAGGGCAATATTTGTTTTTTGATGAACCATTCTCGATTGCTGGAATGATTGTTTATGTACTCATCATTCTCCTGTATGCGGGAATCTACTATCAATATCTCATTAAGGCAGAGAATAAGGTCCTTGTTGTGCTGGCTTCGCTTGGAGCGGCTATTCTCCTCATTAGTCACTTCTTTATGATTACCTCATGGATATCTGGTTTGCTTGTTTATTTGTTTGGCTTTGTACTTGGCATCGGTTTGATTGCGGCTGGCTCCATATGGGTGGCAAAGCTCGCACGGAAAACGTCAGGTGAGAACAGATGGCTTCATCAACTTATTAAAACCGTATCGATTTTCTTGGCGGCCCTGCTGATTGTCTCCTCTGCGCTAAGTATTTTTTACTTATTTAATCTAGAAGGCGCCGAATGGATTTTATTTAGTGCTATTGTTCTCGTTCCGATTGGAACCCATCTAGAGAAGAAACAGTCAATTCTTCGATATACACTGATGCTATCCGGTCTGGGAATGGCTACTGGGGTGCTCTGGGATTTCTCGGTTCCCGTGCTATTGATTTATATGGCCATCATTGGCTACGCCCTATGGAGAGAGCGGGAGAGGGCGATCTATCCGTTTATGATCGCGGCTTTCCTGTATGGAGCAGGACTGACGATCTTTCGTCTGTGGCCAGATCTTTCATTTGATTATGGGCTCCTTATTCTGCTGATACTGGCATTGGCTCTTTATTTGCTTGTTCCAGGACGATTGGCGAAAGGCTGGAATTTGGTTGCGGTATTGACCATATGGTTTGTGCTTACCTTCTTTTCGGAGCATTCGGTGCTCTATTATCTTTCTAACCTAGCGTATCTGGGCTTCCTGCTCTATAAAACGTATAAAGTGACCGTAAAAACACATCTCCACTGGCTCGAATATGCGGTGTTGGCTTATTTGATTGCTTTTTTTGGCTATAAGTATTATGACCTGTTTTGGAAGCTGCTCCATAAGTCTTTGACGTTTGCGTTGGCAGGAGCTGTTTTCTTCTTAATCGCACTGTACTTGGATAAGCGGCAAACGAGAGAGGAACTAGGGGAGGGTGGATTTATTCTTGGCGGAGTTCGCAAATGGGTGCCAATTGTCCTCCTGCAGCTTCTAATCATTGGTGCCATTATTGTACAAAAAGAAATCATTCTGCGAAATGGCACAGAGATTATGCTAAAAGTCGAACCGGTGGACCCGCGTGCTTTTATGCAGGGAGATTATGTAGACTTAGCCTATAATATTAGCACGTATGAAGCAGGATTAGATGATTACTCGGGCCGGGTGTATGTACTCCTTGAGAAAGATGAGGCTGGGATTTCTCAAATCAAAAAGGTTTATGATAATATGAATGAGGCAAGGGAGCAAGTGAACAAAGGCAATGAAGTGATCCTGCAGGGAGAGCTGAATGGTGACAGAATCACCTATGGCATTGAGTCCTTCTTCATTGAAGAAGGAACAGGAGAATGGGTAGAAGAGAACGCCGACTTTGCCAAGGTGAAGGTCGGCAGTAACGGTGATGCCATTCTCATGGAGCTAGAGGCGAAATAA
- a CDS encoding diacylglycerol kinase: protein MKKARIIYNPTSGREAFKRYLPEVLEKLEKAGYEASCHATTGEGDATRAAEIAIERKYDVVIAAGGDGTIYEVVNGLAGHEFRPKLGIIPVGTTNDFARALSVSTKSVLDAADIIAQGLTIPIDIGQMNDRFFINIAGGGRLTELTYEVPSKLKTVLGQLAYYLKGIEMLPSLKATKMRIEYDGKLFEGNAMLFLVANTNSVGGFERLAPDASLNDGMFTLLILKKINLADFVRVVTMAIRGEHINDPSVVYAKANRIKVSSPDKLQLNLDGEFGGLAPAEFVNLYRHFEVFVPEKVYENQKMTDRHLLTIQESELLKDLPDIDQLL from the coding sequence ATGAAAAAAGCAAGAATTATCTATAACCCAACATCGGGTAGGGAAGCGTTCAAACGTTATTTGCCAGAGGTGCTTGAGAAGCTTGAAAAGGCTGGCTATGAAGCCTCCTGTCATGCGACCACAGGCGAGGGTGATGCTACGAGAGCGGCTGAGATTGCGATTGAACGGAAATACGATGTAGTTATCGCCGCTGGTGGAGACGGAACAATTTATGAGGTTGTTAACGGACTTGCCGGGCATGAGTTCCGTCCAAAGCTAGGAATTATTCCAGTTGGAACGACAAACGACTTTGCACGTGCATTAAGCGTCTCGACGAAATCCGTCTTGGATGCAGCAGATATCATTGCCCAAGGGCTTACAATACCAATTGATATCGGTCAAATGAATGATCGCTTCTTCATTAACATTGCCGGCGGCGGTCGCCTCACTGAACTTACGTATGAGGTGCCTAGCAAGCTGAAGACCGTGCTTGGGCAGCTCGCTTACTATTTAAAAGGAATTGAGATGCTGCCATCCTTAAAGGCTACTAAAATGCGTATTGAGTATGACGGGAAACTATTTGAAGGAAATGCGATGCTGTTTCTTGTCGCTAACACGAATTCTGTTGGCGGATTCGAGAGACTAGCACCGGATGCTTCCTTGAATGATGGGATGTTTACCCTGCTTATTCTGAAGAAAATTAATCTCGCTGATTTTGTCCGTGTTGTAACAATGGCGATTCGCGGTGAACATATTAATGACCCGTCTGTGGTATATGCGAAAGCAAACCGCATTAAGGTCAGCTCACCAGATAAATTGCAGCTCAATCTGGACGGTGAATTCGGGGGTCTAGCTCCAGCAGAGTTCGTAAACTTATATCGTCATTTTGAGGTGTTTGTGCCAGAGAAGGTATATGAAAATCAGAAAATGACTGACCGTCATCTTTTAACCATCCAAGAATCTGAGCTTCTAAAGGATCTTCCGGATATTGACCAACTTCTTTAA